One stretch of Eretmochelys imbricata isolate rEreImb1 chromosome 1, rEreImb1.hap1, whole genome shotgun sequence DNA includes these proteins:
- the LOC144259642 gene encoding uncharacterized protein LOC144259642, whose product MSFSSLCYPECGVARPSPVTGSCNEPCVRQCPDSEVVIRPSPVVVTLPGPILSNFPQQSEVAAVGAPVVGAGLGGSFGLGGLYGYGGRYGGLHGLGRYGSYGGLYGYGGLLGHGGYCGYPGLYGYGGLLGHGGYCGYPGLYGYGGLLGHGGYCGYPGLYGYGGLLGHGGYCGYPGLYGYGGLWGYGGYGRRYLGGYCGPC is encoded by the coding sequence atgtctttctccagcctgtgctatccagaatgcggggtggcccgacCCAGTCCAGTCACTGGCAGCTGCAACGAGCCGTGCGtaaggcagtgccctgactccgaagtggtGATCAGACCCTCCCCGGTTGTTGTGACCCTCCCcggaccaattctcagcaatttccctcagcagagcGAAGTGGCAGccgtaggagcacctgtggtcggagctgGTTTGGgaggctcattcggtttggggggattgtatgGCTACGGAGGCCGTTATGGAGGGTTGCATGGTTTAGGGAGATATGGTAGTTACGGGGGCCTTTATGGTTATGGGGGATTATTGGGCCATGGGGGATACTGCGGTTACCCGGGCCTTTATGGTTACGGGGGATTATTGGGCCATGGGGGATACTGCGGTTACCCGGGCCTTTACGGTTACGGGGGATTATTGGGCCATGGGGGATACTGCGGTTACCCGGGCCTTTACGGTTACGGGGGATTATTGGGCCATGGGGGATACTGCGGTTACCCGGGCCTTTATGGTTATGGGGGATTATGGGGATATGGGGGATATGGCCGTAGGTATCTTGGTGGATATTGTGGACCATGTTAA